One region of Polaribacter pectinis genomic DNA includes:
- a CDS encoding Rieske 2Fe-2S domain-containing protein, with amino-acid sequence MLKKIFLLVILTIMLSCEDNTIINDCFKGIIVSEVLNTRLPSYQSLTINGSSKTYSISGRQIHIIRNNASNFVAFDLECPDRTCNTPLDISNLPTISCVCHNKKYNYIEGGRLIGEEGCGMLMYSVNLIGSDAVQIRN; translated from the coding sequence ATGCTTAAGAAAATATTTTTATTAGTAATTTTAACTATTATGCTATCTTGTGAAGATAACACAATAATAAATGATTGTTTTAAAGGTATAATTGTATCTGAAGTTTTAAATACTAGACTACCAAGTTACCAATCTTTAACAATAAATGGTTCTAGTAAAACATATTCTATTAGTGGTCGTCAAATTCATATTATAAGAAATAATGCTTCAAATTTTGTTGCTTTCGATTTAGAGTGTCCAGATAGAACTTGTAATACACCATTAGATATTTCTAATTTACCTACAATAAGCTGTGTTTGTCATAATAAAAAGTACAATTATATTGAAGGTGGAAGGCTAATTGGAGAAGAAGGTTGTGGTATGCTAATGTATTCTGTAAACTTAATTGGTAGTGATGCAGTACAAATAAGAAATTAA
- a CDS encoding HIT family protein: MSIFTKIITGEIPSYKVAENDNFFAFLDINPNAKGHTLVVPKKEENKLFDLSKEEYKNLMDFSYDVAKAIEKTIPCKRVGMSVIGLEVPHVHVHLIPLNEMADIQFAKKVKLTNDEFVALAEKISNNF; encoded by the coding sequence ATGAGCATATTTACAAAAATAATTACAGGAGAAATACCAAGTTATAAAGTAGCAGAAAACGATAATTTTTTCGCTTTTTTAGATATCAACCCAAATGCTAAAGGACATACTTTAGTAGTCCCAAAAAAGGAAGAAAATAAGTTGTTCGATTTATCTAAAGAAGAATATAAAAACTTAATGGATTTCTCTTATGATGTTGCAAAAGCAATCGAAAAAACAATTCCTTGTAAACGAGTTGGAATGAGCGTAATTGGTTTAGAAGTGCCTCATGTACACGTACATTTAATCCCTTTAAATGAAATGGCAGATATTCAATTTGCTAAAAAAGTAAAATTAACAAATGATGAGTTTGTTGCTTTGGCAGAAAAGATTTCAAATAATTTTTAG
- a CDS encoding 5-(carboxyamino)imidazole ribonucleotide synthase — translation MKNYFSSNFKLGVLGGGQLGRMLLAETQKFDIHTSILESNKNAPCAEICNTFVLGDLLDFDAVYNFGKTVDLLTIEIENVNLDALDKLEEEGLTIYPKPKDLRIIQSKARQKNFYIDNEIPTAEFSHYAYLEELKHSYENNIIEFPFVWKAARFGYDGNGVKIVRNIDDLESLPKVECITEKLIPFKNELAVIVTRNASGETTTYPVVEMEFHPEANQVEYVICPARIDFKVADKARELALKVVSKLDFVGLLAVEMFQTVDDKILVNEVAPRPHNSGHYSIEASYTNQFEQHLRSILNLPLGNTESKVAGIMVNLVGEEGFSGDVVYQNIEDILKIDGVTPHIYGKKETRPFRKMGHVTIVNSDIDKAREIAQKVKETIRVISK, via the coding sequence GTGAAAAATTATTTTTCTTCAAACTTTAAATTAGGCGTTCTTGGTGGTGGTCAATTAGGAAGAATGCTGCTCGCAGAAACTCAAAAATTCGATATTCATACTTCTATTTTAGAAAGTAACAAAAATGCACCTTGTGCAGAGATTTGTAACACTTTTGTTCTTGGAGATTTATTAGATTTTGATGCAGTTTATAACTTCGGAAAAACGGTAGATTTATTAACCATTGAAATAGAAAATGTAAACCTAGATGCTCTAGATAAATTAGAAGAGGAAGGTTTAACCATTTACCCTAAACCAAAAGATTTACGCATTATACAGAGTAAAGCAAGACAGAAGAATTTTTACATAGATAATGAAATACCTACTGCAGAATTTTCTCATTATGCATATTTAGAAGAATTAAAACATTCTTACGAAAACAATATTATTGAGTTTCCTTTTGTTTGGAAAGCTGCACGTTTTGGTTATGATGGTAATGGAGTTAAAATCGTTAGAAATATTGATGATTTAGAAAGCTTACCAAAAGTTGAATGTATTACTGAAAAATTAATTCCGTTTAAAAACGAATTGGCAGTAATTGTTACAAGAAATGCAAGTGGAGAAACTACTACATATCCCGTTGTAGAAATGGAATTTCACCCAGAAGCTAACCAAGTAGAATATGTTATTTGCCCAGCAAGAATAGACTTTAAAGTTGCTGATAAAGCTAGAGAACTTGCTTTAAAAGTAGTTAGCAAGTTAGATTTTGTTGGTTTGTTAGCAGTGGAAATGTTTCAAACTGTAGATGATAAAATTCTAGTAAATGAAGTTGCTCCAAGGCCACACAATTCTGGTCATTATTCTATTGAAGCGAGTTACACCAATCAATTTGAACAACATTTACGCAGCATTTTAAATCTTCCTTTAGGAAATACAGAAAGTAAAGTTGCCGGAATTATGGTAAATTTAGTTGGCGAAGAAGGTTTTTCTGGTGATGTAGTTTACCAAAACATAGAAGATATTTTAAAAATTGATGGAGTTACACCTCATATTTATGGAAAAAAAGAAACACGTCCATTTCGTAAAATGGGACATGTTACCATAGTGAATTCTGATATAGATAAAGCGAGAGAAATTGCACAAAAAGTTAAAGAAACAATTAGAGTAATAAGTAAATAA
- a CDS encoding LamG-like jellyroll fold domain-containing protein, with protein MKNIKNHFPIILIFISHFVFSQIPCSSGFTANGTNDFIEVPSTTFINSNNTAVANRSFEFWFKTSDITTKQLIYEEGGGVNAFTIHIEAGRIYSGQYIDNAASAPVRLYFRSGAGEISVDKWHHFAYTLNSGSTAKWYLDGVEQDSQTAFAVKKHTGDINFARSGGNMKYPSSLVSDWNASSIGSSTSENYTAGFTGNITSPFYFSGDISLFRIWNVARTQTEIDTNKSTYLTSGTSLVAYQDGEEINYQATGAAAPTSVQASDNSGTTYTWTGGTSSDFTNDANFTGTSLDATKIQTVVINSGSFDPILSSETKIGRLTVDSGVEIIVQSGATLNIFYELTNNGTITVEDGGSLVYHSCSTAIIGSGTFNIKRTTPTYSGSDYYSYWSSPVISSESNIATVFSEAELIYRFDAASSNSDWVFHGKADFNTGIGYAVQNEGFGGQSRDFTGTINQGKIVVTVYDTSNLTGTDNDGNAWSTSGDNLVGNPYSSAIDWGLVVTDSDNEDINGTIYLWAQNSAEIGENNVNDYVSYNGTGGSTAGIDGKIASGQGFFVKTEAGATTSITFKPTHQISGSNTQFFRSSNSSNENKKGRSWFTFNHNNKTNTLLVGFVEGATNRFDRLYDAPFDVNQTSMGFYSLVKGVDKAQIQGLPVLKRSKKVVKLGYVVDEIGDYSIGIQDEYIDNDYYIYLRDTEKKITVDLRQREYQFNIDTIGENNTRFKIIYTKKKRNSAKKSEGKESLTVEEIDSKDFTIYVDSSKELIAEYDFDVDNVKEVSMYNIQGRKITSFLGEQVKNVSNLKTGIYLVNATLHDGRTLTKKILIAN; from the coding sequence ATGAAAAATATAAAAAACCATTTCCCAATTATATTAATTTTTATTTCGCATTTTGTCTTTTCACAAATTCCGTGTTCTTCGGGTTTTACAGCTAATGGAACTAATGATTTTATAGAAGTTCCTAGTACAACATTTATTAATAGCAATAATACAGCAGTTGCTAACAGGTCTTTTGAGTTCTGGTTTAAAACATCAGATATTACAACGAAACAACTTATCTATGAAGAAGGTGGTGGTGTTAATGCGTTTACAATTCATATAGAAGCTGGTAGAATATATTCAGGTCAATATATCGATAATGCAGCTTCAGCACCTGTAAGATTATATTTTAGAAGTGGTGCAGGAGAAATTTCAGTAGATAAATGGCATCACTTTGCATACACACTTAACTCTGGTTCTACTGCAAAATGGTATTTAGATGGAGTTGAACAAGATTCTCAAACGGCATTTGCTGTAAAAAAACACACTGGTGATATTAATTTTGCTAGATCTGGTGGTAATATGAAATATCCATCTAGTCTTGTTTCAGACTGGAATGCAAGTTCAATTGGCTCTTCTACGAGTGAGAATTATACAGCAGGATTTACTGGTAATATTACTTCACCTTTTTATTTTTCTGGAGATATTAGTTTGTTCAGAATTTGGAATGTTGCAAGAACCCAAACTGAAATTGACACAAATAAATCTACATATTTAACTTCAGGTACAAGTTTAGTGGCTTACCAAGATGGAGAAGAAATTAATTATCAAGCAACTGGTGCAGCAGCTCCTACATCTGTGCAAGCTTCAGATAATAGTGGAACAACATATACTTGGACAGGTGGTACATCATCAGATTTTACTAATGATGCAAATTTTACAGGAACATCTCTAGATGCTACTAAAATACAGACAGTAGTAATAAACAGTGGCTCTTTTGATCCTATTTTATCTTCAGAAACTAAAATAGGTAGATTAACAGTAGATAGTGGCGTAGAAATTATAGTACAAAGTGGTGCAACTCTTAATATTTTTTATGAGTTAACTAATAATGGTACTATAACTGTTGAAGATGGAGGTTCTTTAGTCTATCATTCTTGTAGTACAGCTATTATTGGTTCAGGTACTTTTAATATAAAAAGAACTACACCAACATATTCAGGGAGTGATTATTATTCTTATTGGAGTTCTCCAGTTATTAGTTCAGAATCTAATATTGCAACAGTTTTTTCTGAAGCAGAATTAATTTATAGGTTTGACGCAGCTAGTTCGAACTCTGATTGGGTTTTTCATGGAAAAGCAGATTTTAATACAGGAATTGGTTATGCAGTACAAAATGAAGGTTTTGGCGGTCAATCTAGAGATTTTACAGGAACAATAAACCAAGGGAAAATTGTAGTAACTGTTTATGATACATCTAATCTTACAGGTACAGATAATGATGGGAATGCATGGTCTACAAGTGGAGATAATTTAGTTGGAAATCCATATTCTTCTGCAATTGACTGGGGTTTAGTTGTTACTGATTCTGATAATGAAGATATTAATGGTACAATTTATCTTTGGGCTCAAAATTCGGCTGAAATAGGAGAAAATAATGTGAATGATTATGTTTCATATAATGGAACAGGAGGGTCTACAGCAGGAATTGATGGTAAAATTGCATCTGGGCAAGGTTTTTTTGTTAAAACTGAAGCCGGTGCTACAACCTCGATTACTTTTAAACCTACACATCAAATATCTGGATCTAATACACAATTTTTTAGAAGTAGTAACTCAAGTAATGAAAATAAAAAAGGACGTTCTTGGTTTACATTTAATCATAATAATAAAACGAATACTTTATTAGTTGGTTTTGTAGAAGGTGCAACAAACAGATTTGATAGATTATATGACGCTCCTTTTGATGTAAACCAAACATCAATGGGTTTTTATTCTCTTGTAAAAGGAGTGGATAAAGCTCAAATACAAGGATTGCCAGTTTTAAAAAGAAGTAAAAAAGTAGTAAAATTAGGTTATGTTGTTGATGAAATTGGAGACTATTCAATTGGTATTCAAGATGAATATATAGATAATGATTATTATATTTATTTAAGAGATACTGAAAAGAAAATAACAGTAGATTTAAGACAAAGAGAGTATCAATTTAACATAGATACAATTGGTGAAAACAATACGAGATTCAAAATTATTTACACAAAAAAGAAAAGAAATTCAGCAAAAAAATCTGAAGGTAAAGAGTCTTTAACTGTTGAGGAAATAGATTCAAAAGATTTTACTATTTATGTTGATAGTTCTAAAGAATTGATTGCAGAATATGATTTTGATGTAGATAATGTAAAAGAAGTTTCTATGTATAATATTCAAGGTAGAAAAATAACTTCTTTTTTAGGAGAACAAGTTAAAAATGTATCTAATTTAAAAACAGGTATTTATTTAGTAAACGCCACTTTACATGATGGTAGAACGTTAACAAAAAAAATACTGATTGCTAATTAG
- a CDS encoding sensor histidine kinase: protein MNFLTNTFFFRRIAILISFIIVSLILWNTYTFFQKFKQEERVKMEILGIAQKELANADLNSNIALPDKIITTNTNIPLILVDSDGNIISNQNLDSVKSLNPEFLKEQLAIMKSENAPIEISYQGSNKQFIYYKNSDLLNKLTYYPIALILILILFLSVIYLFYSSNKVAETNKLWTGMAKETAHQIGTPLSSLLGWIAILKMEKVDDKYVEEIEKDVSRLNTIANRFSKIGSTPELKKENIVAITKTAYDYLQSRSSKQISFSFSTSTEEIYTNLNTELFGWVIENLIKNAIDAMQGKGSLNLKIENTDKKVKITVSDTGKGMSKKLFRQIFKPGFTTKKRGWGLGLSLSKRIVEDYHKGKIFVQKSEIDKGTTFQILLDRF from the coding sequence ATGAATTTTCTAACCAACACCTTTTTTTTTAGACGAATTGCTATTTTAATTTCGTTTATAATAGTTTCTTTAATTCTTTGGAATACTTATACTTTCTTTCAGAAATTTAAACAAGAAGAAAGGGTTAAAATGGAAATTTTAGGTATTGCACAAAAAGAGTTGGCAAATGCAGATTTGAATTCAAACATTGCTTTACCAGATAAAATTATAACTACTAATACAAATATTCCACTAATATTAGTTGATTCTGATGGGAATATTATATCGAATCAGAATTTAGATTCTGTAAAATCTTTAAATCCTGAATTTTTAAAAGAACAATTGGCAATAATGAAATCTGAAAATGCGCCAATAGAAATAAGTTATCAAGGCAGTAACAAACAGTTTATTTATTACAAAAATTCGGATTTATTAAATAAACTTACATATTACCCAATTGCATTAATTCTTATTTTAATTCTCTTTTTAAGTGTTATTTATCTCTTTTACAGTTCTAATAAAGTTGCAGAGACCAATAAACTGTGGACAGGAATGGCAAAGGAAACTGCGCATCAAATTGGTACACCTTTGTCTTCTCTTTTAGGTTGGATTGCCATTTTAAAAATGGAAAAAGTGGATGATAAATATGTGGAAGAAATAGAAAAAGATGTTAGTAGACTTAACACCATTGCAAACCGTTTTTCTAAAATTGGTTCTACTCCAGAATTGAAAAAAGAAAATATTGTTGCTATTACTAAAACAGCTTATGATTACTTGCAGTCTAGAAGTTCTAAACAAATTTCCTTTTCTTTTTCTACTTCTACTGAAGAAATTTACACAAATTTAAATACAGAATTATTTGGTTGGGTAATAGAAAACCTCATCAAAAATGCCATTGATGCAATGCAAGGAAAAGGTAGTCTTAATTTAAAAATAGAAAACACAGATAAGAAAGTAAAAATAACAGTTTCAGATACTGGAAAAGGAATGTCTAAAAAATTATTTAGACAAATTTTTAAACCTGGTTTTACAACAAAAAAACGTGGTTGGGGTTTGGGGTTATCGCTATCTAAACGTATTGTAGAAGATTATCATAAAGGAAAAATATTTGTTCAAAAATCGGAAATTGATAAAGGAACTACTTTTCAAATTTTGTTGGATAGGTTTTAA
- the purE gene encoding 5-(carboxyamino)imidazole ribonucleotide mutase, which produces MVGIIMGSDSDLPIMQEAIDILESFDIQIEVDIVSAHRTPEKLVDYSKNAHLRGIKVIIAGAGGAAHLPGMVASMSPLPIIGVPVKSRNSIDGWDSVLSILQMPGGVPVATVALDGAKNAGILAAQIIGASDKCVLDKIIAYKEGLKLKVEQASERVRK; this is translated from the coding sequence ATGGTAGGAATAATAATGGGAAGCGATTCTGATCTTCCAATAATGCAAGAAGCAATAGATATTTTAGAAAGTTTTGATATTCAAATAGAAGTAGATATAGTTTCTGCTCACAGAACTCCAGAAAAATTAGTAGACTATTCTAAAAATGCACATTTACGTGGTATAAAAGTAATAATTGCTGGTGCTGGAGGCGCAGCACATTTACCAGGAATGGTTGCTTCTATGAGTCCTTTACCTATTATTGGAGTTCCTGTAAAAAGTAGAAATTCTATAGATGGTTGGGATTCTGTTTTATCTATTTTACAAATGCCAGGTGGAGTTCCCGTAGCTACAGTTGCATTGGATGGAGCAAAAAATGCAGGTATTTTAGCAGCACAAATTATTGGAGCTTCAGACAAATGTGTTTTAGATAAAATTATTGCTTACAAAGAAGGTTTAAAACTAAAAGTTGAACAAGCTTCTGAAAGAGTTCGTAAATAA
- the greA gene encoding transcription elongation factor GreA: MSDISYYSAEGLKKLKDELVQLEQVERPRVTQEIADARDKGDLSENAEYHAAKEEQSHLEFKIAKLKNVISNARILDESQLDLSKILIHSNVVIKNTTNGMEMKYRLVADSETDVRNGKLSVNSPIGKGLLGKKVGEIAEIQVPSGIMKFEIMEISR, from the coding sequence ATGAGCGATATATCTTACTATTCAGCAGAAGGATTAAAGAAATTGAAAGATGAATTGGTTCAACTAGAACAAGTTGAAAGACCAAGAGTAACCCAAGAAATTGCAGATGCAAGAGATAAAGGAGATTTAAGTGAAAATGCAGAATACCATGCAGCAAAGGAAGAACAATCTCATTTAGAGTTTAAAATTGCAAAATTAAAAAACGTAATATCTAACGCGCGAATTTTGGATGAAAGTCAATTAGATTTGTCTAAAATTTTAATTCATTCTAATGTGGTAATTAAAAATACTACAAACGGAATGGAAATGAAATACAGATTGGTTGCAGATTCTGAAACCGATGTTAGAAACGGAAAATTATCTGTAAACTCTCCAATAGGAAAAGGATTGTTAGGTAAAAAAGTTGGCGAAATTGCAGAAATTCAAGTTCCTAGTGGAATTATGAAATTTGAAATTATGGAGATTTCTAGGTAA